A stretch of Babesia bigemina genome assembly Bbig001, chromosome : III DNA encodes these proteins:
- a CDS encoding RNA polymerase Rpb4 family protein, putative yields MDLTREPNKVEVDEEFKNAKCLNLCELHLILGDQLRLQHKRNEAAKQLIKTSHDYASRFAILKFRSAIVDIRTWRDGSLHEFEMASLVNLLPKSVDEAKSLIPSLSRIPDERIDEILELLESYRVQS; encoded by the exons ATGGACTTGACTCGGGAGCCGAACAAGGTTGAGGTGGACGAAGAGTTCAAGAACGCCAAATGTCTGAACCTCTGTGAGCTCCACCTCATCTTGGGTGACCAGCTGCGTCTGCAGCACAAACGCAACGAGGCCGCCAAGCA GCTCATCAAGACATCTCACGATTACGCAAGTCGTTTCGCCATCCTGAAGTTCAGGAGTGCCATTGTCGACATTCGAACGTGG AGGGACGGGTCGCTGCACGAATTCGAGATGGCCAGTTTGGTGAACCTGTTGCCGAAGTCGGTGGACGAGGCAAAATCGCTGATCCCCTCTCTGAGCCGCATACCGGACGAGCGGATCGACGAAATTCTGGAGTTGCTCGAGAGTTACCGCGTGCAGTCTTGA
- a CDS encoding UNCHARACTERIZED PROTEASOME COMPONENT REGION PCI-CONTAINING, putative, which translates to MPATLHTQVQSWATEFVRAVDNRDGRALAILIRSKCDKLRLKGARGFDEAKIEQVCQKSFGKFDSVYGAEMRLFLSHYIKVAILISNGLAPWDEILKRSSKLLDIWMDLYLGLTTVDYNWLVPALHSICNLISKIGLMADRSSEDNGEFDNAEDSDKDKYMKQVLSNVRSKMGRVRGDDTRHPAYIILLGQSIKGCIQTTEPPTMLIHTAAGQHADGRGVPEDHRIANARSAINYSRALRGPLINYRYYLGKLHMQKGEYVEEHLVWAFSNTLQESIKMRRHILECIIVVRVGLGKLPSEKLLEKYELTHYSDIVRAIKLGDVKLFTDTVRRFSDVFTVQGTILCVEQLKYIAYRTLIKNAKSWWNTNVPETKPNMLSVELLTAIVRWQLPHMTDQEMLCICVNLIRRGLVKGYVSWERLMIVFSNVQPFPPIQSSAL; encoded by the exons ATGCCGGCGACACTTCACACCCAAGTCCAATCATGGGCGACGGAGTTCGTCAGAGCCGTCGACAACCGCGACGGCAGGGCGCTTGCGATTCTAATACGAAGCAAGTGCGATAAGCTCCGGCTCAAGGGCGCCCGGGGATTTGACGAG GCGAAGATAGAGCAGGTTTGCCAAAAGTCTTTTGGCAAGTTCGACTCGGTGTATGGCGCCGAGATGCGTCTGTTCCTTTCCCACTACATCAAGGTGGCCATCCTCATCTCCAACGGGCTGGCGCCATGGGATGAGATACTGAAAAGATCGTCCAAACTTCTAGA CATCTGGATGGACCTGTACTTGGGCCTTACAACGGTGGACTACAACTGGCTGGTGCCTGCGCTGCATTCCATATGCAACCTCATAAGCAAGATCGGACTCATG GCCGACCGATCGTCAGAGGACAATGGCGAGTTCGACAACGCCGAGGACAGCGACAAGGACAAGTACATGAAGCAGGTCCTCAGCAACGTGCGCAGCAAGATGGGTCGCGTCAGGGGTGACGACACACGACACCCAGCCTACATCATCCTCCTCGGGCAGTCAATTAAGGGGTGCATTCAG ACGACAGAGCCACCGACAATGCTCATTCACACTGCAGCTGGGCAACATGCAGATGGCCGCGGGGTTCCTGAAGACCATCGAATCGCA AATGCTCGCAGCGCCATCAACTACTCGAGGGCACTCCGGGGTCCACTCATCAACTATCGCTACTACCTCGGCAAGCTTCACATGCAGAAGGGGGAATACGTTGAG GAGCACCTGGTTTGGGCGTTCTCCAATACGCTGCAAGAATCGATAAAAATGCGCAG GCATATCCTCGAGTGCATTATCGTGGTCCGCGTAGGGCTGGGTAAGCTGCCGTCGGAGAAGCTACTCGAGAAGTACGAGCTCACCCACTACAGCGACATCGTCCGCGCCATCAAACTGGGGGACGTCAAGCTCTTCACTGACACCGTCCGCCGGTTCTCCGATGTCTTCACCGTGCAGGGTACTATCCTCTGTGTGGAACAGCTCAAGTACATCGCATATCGCACGCTCATCAAGAACGCCAAGAGCTGGTGGAACACCAACGTACCCGAGACCAAGCCCAACATGCTCTCCGTCGAGCTGCTGACGGCAATCGTGCGCTGGCAACTGCCTCACATGACCGATCAGGAGATGCTCTGCATCTGCGTGAACCTGATCCGTCGGGGTCTGGTTAAGGGCTACGTCTCGTGGGAGCGACTCATGATCGTCTTCAGCAACGTGCAGCCCTTCCCACCCATCCAATCCAGTGCCCTGTGA